The Cicer arietinum cultivar CDC Frontier isolate Library 1 chromosome 1, Cicar.CDCFrontier_v2.0, whole genome shotgun sequence genome contains the following window.
TCGTACTcatatgattttattaaaaaaaattaattttaaaaaatcataaacttaGCGCTGGCCCCTCCGATGCTAcctattaatataaaaaataaaaaattaaattaataaactagCGTCTGGCTTATTTTACTTAGTGTTGGCCACTCCAACGCTACgtgttaataatattaaaaaataaatttttttaccttATGGTTGGTCTAGCCGACGCTAACTACCATCGGAGTCGGGAGCCGACGCTAAATATGACAGttaaaatgcaattttctaATAGTGAGAACTTAATCATCTTATCGACAATAATTTCATTTCtggtaaaatttgaatttgttaaaGTACGACCAATAATAATCGGAAGAATTTAACTTAAACAAACAAtatgtcattttaatttttgatgttttttttctttgatttataCTATCTAATTAATATCATgaaaattactttcaatttattatctttttttgttttatatttataataattggaATATCTCAATAATAGATTAATAAAATTACTAttacttttttatgttttattttttttaatatatgtgaaatttACAGCTATTATATACGCTAGTAGaagttcattttttataatcaaataaatatattgtagATTATGTATAATATATCATGATAACTCATATCATAATCATACCGTCCAGTTTGAATATTGAGATAGTGTCCATTTCTTAAAAAAAGGGTGTCCATTACTATGGTTATAGAgtaaataaaagatataaaatgcagtgttttttttttttttgttatagacagcattaattaaatattaccTATTGATATAtgtgctcttttttttttcaatggtAATTGAATTTAGTATTATGGAACTTATAACACTCATATGTACGCTTGCACCAATCACTTGTATTATGTGTAAATATAAAGTTGGCTTTGTAACTGCACCAATCCAACACTTATTGATgtttaaagaaaattttaaaataaaatcttaattaataaaaaaaatagaagtccttttagtattattaaaattattttactataattttatttaaattctacatttctttttttatgagatacaaagtattttaattaaatatgtcaattattgtattattttataattgtgagGCCTTTTACTTATActatttaagatttttatttttttgagacttaaaatatatatgaaaatttacttttttcCTCAGAGACTTAAAACTCTCATTTTACTCGTTTTGGCCTTCAGTTTGCCCTACTTTGTAATTAAAGTGGAAAAGTTAAGGACTATAAtgataaaatagataaataatttgatcCTCACCCtcattatatttatcattttagttgttacaagaaaaaaaaacacttacaTTATATTCTAATAGTATTTACTCATTTcacttttgtttataaatatgaatagagagaagagagagtaatttttttttagattatgTTGATTTTCATGAAAGAGAATTTCTTATTCTTTTCTCTAGAGATATATCTTGCTTttcaataacatttttttttccaacacTAATAACatctttaaattttgatatCGCAATCCCTACTTTTAAGGTATgcacattttatttcatttaccAAATTCACTATTGGAATTTAGCTCAATTTAAAGGCTTTTTTACTTAAGCAAATCGATTTgctaagatttaaaaaaaatatttataaatgatagaTACTACTAATTATATAAGTCGATTTTGTAAAGTCGTAGGAagtttaactaaaaatttaagaaaCATATATGCAAATATGTTGTCCATAAACAATTTGAAGTGATTTAAAACCCTACAATCAAATTTACATGGTGATTATTATTTAGCAGAggttgataatatttttttgacaaaaataccTGTATCATcttgaattaaatttaatatgattCTCACGTAAgtcttatattatttattttttatttaatcttttaaattacattttgtttataatttcttttatttcaattttgacaaataataaagatatatccacataattaatactaataactTCATCCATTTATAAAGGTATTAGACAATCAATTCATTGTGAAAGTTTgattatatcttaaaatatcacaGTAATagtttaagaaaattattaaacttaaacaaccaaatatataatttaatataatttaaatgttaatGGTGTAAATCgaatataacattaaaaaaaaaacaaatttaaaagaaactggtataaatttaaataacaaatttaaagaattaaagGTGTAGgagatttttaaaatactcTAAATGAGTTACACTTTTATTAAGGAGAACCGTACGATATTTATACCCAAAGAAAAgtgagggaaaaaaaaaagagatgagACCCTCAAAAGGTTATCTCACCCAAGAGAAATCCGCAAAAATAAAcgattattttgttttttttacaattttatcaagttattttatcataaaactaaattttttaaagagatTTTCAAGTCTTTtaagatataatttattttttctatcacttttaatttaatcaaaagtgatatttattttttcatgtaATGTTTCTCTTCATTtcgtccattttttttttcgcTTTCTGTTGTTTTTGTCTTTCTAAAGTGCGTCTATAGCAACATTTTAGGCtatatttggtttgaaaaatatttttgttttttttaagtttgtgtTAAATTTACTTTCTAACAAAGAGATAAGAAATTCTATTGAAATGaacaattatttacattttaaaaaataataaaaatgtcaaaaaaatacTTTCATTATTTTAGGCCATGCTGTGATTTATCAACACTGTAAAATTTATTAGAGTGTGAAAattattctctctttttttcatttatgtttttgtgtattaaatatattttaggcaTCAACTCACTcattttgttctatttttaacaataattaaattcaatacatgttattttcaaaaaaaatcgaCCCTCTGTAAAAAGTACTAGAAGTGACTTCTCgaaattgacttttttttttttattatcgtGCAAATCTTTGAAGTCAATGACCACTCTAAAAAATTATCCTTTGGATTAAGCCTCcacaaaatttcaataaatacaAGCAGTGAGTTACActgaaattattttgaattcatcATCTCACTAGAAAATATGAAAgcttaataataaaattttcatcttttattctCTATTAACCTTTTCTTTTCACAATTGATTTTCCACGATTGATTATAGATGGTTTTCTAAATTATGTTATAGTATTAACTCATTCTTTACACATAATCAACtcaaaaacccaaaacccaatttcataaactatttttttctgcatttcaatgttttttctattttaataaaatttgatggtaacttcattatttttaacaaccctGAAATCTTTGGCCGACAAAGAGATAATCAAAGATTAATGTACTAATCAGCCATGGTGAATCTTAGGCTATAATGTAAACACTTGATTTGTTCATCAACGATTAATAGTACATGAgttgttaaatttaaaagagcTAGATTCATCAttcaaatgcacaagataaACATCACAATCAACggttaaacaaaattaatagtaAACATTGGATTTAACTAAGAAACTCAAATTTATACTCCTTTATTGGACATTTTACAAGAAATACAGTTTTAAATAGAAGGTAGAGATGTTACATTTAGTTCAATTTTGAAGTTATCACTCTATAAACAGTTTATGATTGCACCCTAAAAAGGGTATATACATCGTATATTGATACACTCCTACTCTCTCTGAATGCTGCCTCCAATATTGATACATCCTATCAGTCATGTGGAGAAAATTAAGATAATATCTAATGCAAATTTATAGCATATATTGGTCAGCCGGCCAATGTTCTCTGGCTTTTTCCGGGCCTTAAGTCTCCCTCCATTGTTTGCTACCCATATCAAAGTAAACATGCGTTCCTACATTGTCTTATTCTCATTGAATAATCAACTTTTCTAAGAATTTGTTGTATTATCAATCCAAATGATCCCAACTATTTCAAACAGTTACGCTTTAAATATTATTCCAAAATTTTCTTTATGTTGAACCTCAACCCTCATCTCTCATAATCACAACAAATCCAAGTAGAATGTTGCTATGCTCATTCACGCAAAACTCAAATAATCAATGCTATGTTgcagtaattttttttgtaatattctaactatattttttcttcCTCCATACAATTTATACATGAAggaaaaatatagtaaaaaatattacacaCAAATTACCCCCAACATTAACAGTTGCAGTAACAAAGGAGATGTGAAGGTTGAGATTCAAAACAAACATAGCTGTGAAATAACATTTGCAGCTAACCCATTTGAATAAACACGGCCATTTGGATTGAATGTTGCAATAAACTCTTAGAAAAAGTTGGTTAGACATTAGACTAAGATACTGTAGGAATTATAGTGCATGTTTATTTTGATATGGCAAATCTTAGAAGACTGAGGCAAACTAAAGGTCCGAGAAGGGTTGAAGTACATTGGTTGGTTGACCAATGTGCTAGAAGTGCTAGAGGAAGTGTTGAGAACATTGGTTGGCCAAGATGTGACAATGTAGGAATTataatgcatttttattttgatacacTCTGTGTGAGTGCTGGAGGAAATTTTGTTTAAACATTTTTCCAGTTGATCATCTATGACTGCATGATTACAACTTACAATACTTCTAATCCAGTTTTGCTTGAGCACAGTCCTCCTTGTCTATTGCTAGTGAACTGCTCTCAATTGTATTGGTTGCCGGTGAAGATAACTTTAGTAACTTGAGATTCATTTGGTCTTGATTTTTGTCAACTATCTCATACTCAGATATCAGGTCCATGAATTCGTTAAGCAATCTCTGAACTTTTCTGTTAGATGCCATGGATGGAAGAATGTCTTCCCTAAGGAGCTTGTGTTTCCTCATTCCCTACAAAAATCCAGTAAGAAAAGTTGAGATAAAGAAGCAATTGCGTGGTTCAACAATCTTGTAAGTTTTGTTGGACGATAGAGATTCCAGCATCTTGTTAGAGTTTGACATCTTATACGGACAACAAAGAAATGTGTTATTGGAGCTAATAAAGCTTACAAGGACAAAAGGATCCCATGCTAAGTTTTTTGAATCTGAAGATGCTTCCTCAGCCATCCCTGTTGGAGGTCCAAGGAAACTCTCACAGACTTCCCGTAATCGAGATTCATCTGCTTCTCTGCAATCATTTCATAATCATTTTTTAGTCTGCAATAGTCCAAAATCACAGAACACAAAATGTGCATGTATAACTACAACGAAGTACTTAAAACTAAGATTTATGACTACAATctctaaataaatatatatggcATCttcctaattaaaaaaattcttgaagACTAATACAAAAAACTGTGTTCCATCCATTTTAAGAGTAGTTATCATGCAAATTAGATAACATAGTGAGGACACAGTCAAGAgattataaatgaaataaatcaagtataaaatgtaaatagttGAATGGCTAGGAGACAGACAGCAAGAGGGTTAGTGGCTGGGGGGAGTAGAAAACATGCAACTGCAATTTATATAGGACACACAATGCATGTACAAATGCATGCTCATGCAAGAACAATAAGATAATtatcaggaaaaaaaaatgcaagACGAATAAGATGCTTAAATTGCACTCGGTAAATATCTAAATGAAAAAGAGATGAATAATACCTTGCAAGAAAGCGTACGTAGGACAATAGGCATTGGCGATATTCATTTGGAGATCCCAAAGCCAAGGAAGAAGCCAATTGAGATTCCAAATGAGCACGTGTCTGCACTCCATCATCAGTCACTCTGTCAAGATATTCGTATTTAGTAAGTGTTCCTTTcaccataaaaattaatataaagagGGAGGggagaaaacaaaaatacagAACACAAGGTCAAACACGTAGATAACATGCACATTTTGTGGACATTTTCAAACTTATTTATGCTTTAACATATCAAGATGAGACTAGTATATCATAGTCTTCATCAATCCACCTTCTATACCCCCTTAACTCAATTTCATATCCAATTATTCATACACCATATAATAGCGTTTTCAAATTATGAACCACATATGTAAAAAATAGATGGCAATCAATACAGACCTTGTCCAACCAGGTTTTCGAgccaaatattttctaagatcAACCTGTAAAGCAGCCAGCTCGCCACTTTGAATTGAACCCAAACTCCAAGAGCTGGCAAAATTTGATGCAGGGAAGCAATCATCTGCAACCCTCAGCCAACACTTGACACTCATGTCAAATAGGAAAGCATGGCGTGTAGCCAACACAACAAGAGGTGAACCAGATTTCGATAGCTTTGCAGATATAACTTTAATAGTTCCTGAAAAGAAAtggtcaaatttaaaataacagaGTCAACGAATAAGACCGCATAGCGAAAAAACTATAACTATGACCACTTAGTTGAAAACCAAGTATCCCCATTATCAAACAATTGTATGTAATAGATGGTATTGGTACCTGCATCTTTAGTGGATGAGTTAGGACTTGAAGCAACTAAAGaagttaatgaatcttgaaggaGACAAGTTCGGTTAAATAAATCCCATAAATAAAGGGATCCTTTTCTTGTCACCAGCAACAATGTCCAGCCCTCATCACAGTCTACAAAGGTCGCTGCCGATCCCGTCATCATGGTAGGCATCGCTCGTCTCCCACACTTTGTGTAAATCTTCTCAAAAGGAAGCAAAAGACAGAAAGTAGAGATAGCATAAGATCTAAATCTTACCCATATATCATTTTCAGAAATGTTGAAAGAAAATCTGTAGTAAAAAGAAGACCATGTATACACATAATAAATGTAGTAAATCTATTTACCTGCAGACATCCATCTTCACACCCAACTGCCCAGAAATTTGCATTGCCGGCTAAAACAGTGACTTTTTCTGATATCCTATCAGACCAAAGTGTTTGAGCTCCCCTTGTGCATACAATTTCAGTTTCTTTCATCATTGACGTATTTCCCACGGCTGCAATATCATTTACCGTGTGTTGTTCTCTTGGGCGTGCTTCCAAAAGAATAGGTGAAGTATCTTCCCCTCCTTTCTTGTCAAATACTCTAATAGAAAGTACAGCACTACAAGCAGCTAAAGAACTAGAAGTCATTGAATTTCCCAAATGCTGAACATTGATGCTTCCATCACCAGCAGAATCTGGAACTTTCTCAATTATCAGGCCCTCAGAAATTGTGGCCTTAGCAGTAACCCCGGAACGTTCTTTTAAATCTGAATGTCTGATATTTGCTCCTCCCAATGAACTTGCTCTAATGTCATCAGCATTAGAAATAGCTCTATCAGAATTCTTTCTGTGTTCAGAAGTGACAAGATGAAACTCAAGAGCTTGCTGAGGTGCACCAGAAATGTTTTCCGGCTGAGCAGGCACTCCGACTACTTCCGGAATGATTCTTTTACGGCCATCAGCGCGTCTATACTCCTTTTGCTTCACAGGACTAGAAATCCGACCAGAGGTTGTAAGAATGTTTGATTCATCACCAACAGGACCTCCACTCTTCTTACCATCGTCAATTTGAGGCTTGGAATTCTTTGTAGTGTCCCCTTCACTAACACAAGCCTTTGACATTGTCTTGTTTTGTTGGACATCAGAAACCACTTTTTTGCTAGATGTTTTCTTGGTAGAAGCTGCTTCTAGCAGTAACTGTGCCGGACTTTCTGCTAAGTTTACTTTGCAGCCTCTCACATCGCCATAACGACTTCTCTTCAACTCGTCTAGCTCACCATCATCTAATCTCTGACCAAGTTCTTTTACCTCAAAATGAAATGTAGCTACAGATCCATCCAAGGAGCATGCAAAAAGTGAAAATCCATCAGGGCTCctgtttaaaaaacaaaatagaagaaaaatgaagaGGACTCGGTCAGTGAAATAgtaagttaaaatatattaataaaaaaataacatatacatGACATTAAATGCATGACATGCAACAACTAGAGATGAAGAAACATACCAGGATAAATCTACAACACTTTGAGTGAAAAAATGCTTAGCAACAAATAAAGGACGAGGACTTGCAGTAGTCCACACTGTTATAGTTCGATCCTGACTTCCGATGGCAATGACATTGTAAGGCTGTTGCTCTTTGCATCCAGCCTTGGAAGCACTGTTGGTCCACCCGACAGATGCAGATTTCGCTTCCTGAGCATTAGAGGAGGAATTCTTACTAAACATATAATGGTTGAACTTCACCACAATGATTGGAGCATTGTGTCCTAAGAAATCAAATGTTGCAGACCATTCCCCTCTCTCAAGAACAGGGGCCGAATGCCTAGGCTTCTTGAAACCATGAGTGGTGGTAATAAAATGACCACACGGAGACCATCCAAGCCGCCTGAAAAAGGTTGATCCAAGCtgaaaaaaggaaacattaattagGAAATAGAAAGTTGAAttggatcaaaaataaataGTGAGAAACTTACTGATTTTGACCAATGACCATCGGTCCTATGAGCAAGACTCCAATCGCTAGTTCGCCAAATAATTACAGTTTTATCATCGGATTGACTTGCTATAAAAGAGCCAATAGGATCCCAAGCAACCCCTTTAACCAGGCTAGAGTGGCCCCTTAGAACAGCAGTGCAAATGCCATTGCTCATATTCCATACATGGATAGTGTTGTCCAAACTCCCACTAGCCAAAGCAGAATCATCAGGAGACCAATTAAGATCCACCTACTTTAAGCATGGACAAATATATCCCAAGTTAATGATGATAATTGAAAATGTAAAAAGCATTTGGTTTAGGAGCAAGAGACCAATTTAGATGACAAATTTGGTTCACTCAATTCTAAAGAGAAAAAAGCCAGCATTGTTAAGCCAATAGGTTGaaagtatttttgaaaaagacaaaagGTTGAAAAAGGAAAAGCAATTCCATTACCACATCAGCAGAGTGCCCTCTCAGAGTCATAACAACTTTCCAGTTTTCAATGTCTGGAGGCTCTCCACTGCCAAATTCTGTGGTTCCTGAACCAGGCTTTCTTTCGTGAATTAATATCGCCTGATCATCAGACCCTGATGCAACAAATCTTCCATGCTTGGCCCACCTAACACAATTGACAGATCCAAAGTGATCACGCAGGGTTGCAAGAAGCCTTTGAGAAGAGTCGTAATTTTCCATGTCCGTACTAACGGACTTCATATTCCATATCCGAACCTGCACAAAACATAGTTGAGAATGTGATTATATGATGTTAAAACCAGTTCAAGTCCTTCAAACAAATCAAGAAagtaaaatatgaacaaaatgaTCCTATCTAAAATCCTACACTGAAGGTTGAAGTCAGTTTTATCAAACACAATGGAAAACCAATATGAAAGGTACACACAACAAGGTTATGAAATCAAAGAAAGATAAGAGAACCAAGAAACTTTGGAATAAGTTATATGTTTCAGGCCTCACATAACACTAGGGCAGAGTTATTTGAACATCAGATCTGGAACTGTATGGTGACACTGATAAAATACAAGCAGAATGAGTGTATGCACACCCCGAGGAGCAAATTGAGGAGAGAAAAAAAGTTactaaacaattaaaaaacatattatgcGGTGTCGGACGTCACAATCCGATGCCCACAAATCATTTCTCATAACACTAAGCTGGCAGTATCTAAATACAAATATACAATATGAAAAGTTATTCAACAGAAGACACCATGAAAATTTAGTTTCTTAAGCTAAATTGTGTATCTAGTCTAGATTAATAACTGACAAGCTCATTAGGAAGCaagattttttaagtttatatgAAACACAGAAAAATGCTTACTCTACCATACCATGCAATGATGCAAATCAATGTTTAACCAACTCTGTAGCACCGGGCACCTCTAATCAAAGATGTGTTCAGGTGTCCAGGTGTCTGACCTGGACCAACAacttgattacattcaattaattcattatcTCAAATTATTCAATGTCAAGATGTCGGTGTCAGTGTTGTGTCCGGCGCCAGTGTCACGTAGTATACATGAAGTACAAGTGCACattaaatcaagaaaaataGCAAGAATCCCAATGCTTTAAAAGagcaaaaaattcaaaaatcttTAGAAAAATTTCATACCTTATGGTCACCACCACCAGTGGCGAATCTGAGACCACCAGGTTGAACATCAATGGAGAATATTTGCATACCTTCATGTCTTACCCAACTAGGTTTTTCTGCAATCATCTTCCCAGAAGAaaagaaattcaatttttttcacggtaaaaatagtttttttttttttcaactctGGTTGTTGCAAATTCAATTCCTCTGAAATTATTTGAAAAGGTTTGAATTTGGGGGAAGTGGAAGGAATTGAGAAGTTCACTCACTTGCTGATAACCTACGAGATTCCTACGCAGTAGTGAAAATCAGAATCAGTGTgtaaatagtaaaattaaaaatgctGATTTTGACATGTGTAGTAGAGTCGAATAAGGGTTTaccaattttcttttttgaaagcgAAAACAAAACTAAAGTAACCCtaaaaatttatagaaagatttttcttaattttaaagaattattaAAAGGACAAAGACCACACCCACCTTTGGAGCCAAATGAGCAAAATTAtccaattaattttcaaaaaaaaaaactaattttgaaattctaaATCACATTTGAAGTATCAAAACTATCAACTTATATTATTGATTAAAggtttaaattaaatatatgaattatttttttattatttttgtttatattttaagatttattaATACTACTTTTtaataagttatgtttattttaatttttcaaaggaATTATAGAGAACACTTCACATAAAAAGTGAAATagacacaataaaaaaaaactaatttgaaaTTCTAAATCACAtttgaaatatcaaaattatccAATTGTATTattgattcaaaatttaaattaaatacatgaaatttttttaacttacttttatttatattttgaaactttaataATGCTACTTTgtattaagttatatttattttaatttttttaaaaaaattatagaaaacaCTTCACATATATAAGTGAAATagacacaaataaaaaaaaataaaaatagacacaaataaaaaaaaaatagacacaaatattaattttaaataattataataataaataaatgataaaagaaattgagaaaataaCAAAATCTTCGAGTATCCAGCTCCAAACTTGTGAGCGTTACACACGCGCGTGTTTTTCGCTGCAAACCTCAAAAAACATATGCATCATTCTCAATATCCTCGCACACTATCACAAACACTACTAAAACTTTGTCTCCATCTCCAtagtaataatttttcaaatacaaaATAGCATGATTCTGAACCCCTCTTTAAGGGCATTCACCAACACTTCATCTAACCCATTTCTCAGACTCAAACGTTTTTCTGTTGCACTCAATCCCATTACCTCTTTATGCGACACTGATCCTCACATTGCACATCATCTGTTCGACAAAATTCCTCTGATAAACCTCAAAGAACATAACCAGTTAATCTTCCGTTACTCTCGCAATAACCAAACCAAAGAAGCGTTCCACCTATTTGTGTCTCTTCTTCGTTCTTCTTTAACGCCTGATGAGTCCACATTGTCCTGTATTTTTAAGCTTTGTGCTTGCTCCTTTGATGGGACATTGGGTAGACAAGTTCATTGCCAATGCCTTAAATTTGGACTATCGAATCATGTTAGTGTAGGAACTTCCCTTGTTGATATGTATATGAAAACTGAGTCTGTTAGTGATGGAAGGAGAGTTTTTGATGAAATGGGTGAGAGGAATGTTGTGTCTTGGACTTCATTGTTCGCAGGTTATTCGTGGAACGGACTCAATGATTATGTGTGGGAATTGTTCTGTCAGATGCAATGTGAGGGGTGTTTGCCTAATCAGTTTACAGTTTCTGCTGTTATTGCAGCTTTGGCCAAAGAGGGTGGTTTTGATAAAGGATTGCAATTTCATGCCATGGTTGTGAAGCATGGTTTCGAGGCGGAAATACCTGTGTGCAATTCTCTGATTAGTTTGTATTCAAAGTTGGGGATGTTAAGAGAAGCTAGAGAGGTTTTTGATAAAATGGAGAATAAGGATTGGGTGTCTTGGAATAGCATGATTGCAGGACATGTGACAAATGGACAGGATTTAAAgacttttgaaacttttaatAGCATGCTACTTGCAGGGGCTAAGCCTACTTATATGACATTTGCTAGTGTTATTAAGTCATGTGCTAGTGTTAGAGAATTGATGTTAGTAAGAATGATGCAGTGTAAGGCCCTGAAGAGTGGTTTTATTACACACCAAATTGTCGTAACTGCGCTCATGGTAGCGTTGAGTAAGTGCAAGGAAATGGACGATGCGTTTAGTCTATTCTCGTTGATGGAAGAGGGTAAGAATGTGGTGTCATGGACTGCTATGATCAGTGGTTACTTGCAGAATGGTGGCACGGACCATGCTGTGAATTTGTTTTCCCAAATGAGGAGGGAAGGTGTCAAACCAAATCATTTCACATATTCTGCTATCCTTACTGTGCAGCATACTGTTTTCGTTTCTGAAATGCATGCCGAAGTTATCAAAACTAATTATGAAAAGTCGTCTTCGGTGGGAACTGCACTTTTAGATGCTTATGTTAAACTAGGAAATATTAATGATGCTGTAAAAGTTTTTGAGATAATTGAAACAAAGGACTTAATGGCATGGTCAGCAATGCTATCAGGGTATGCACAAACAGGGGAAACTGAAGGAGCTGCTAAAATCTTCCGCCAATTGATAAAAGAGGGGATCAAACCAAATGAGTTTACCTTTTCCAGCATCATTAATGCATGTACTGCTCCTACTGCGGCATCCGAACAAGGAAAACAATTCCATGCCTATGCGATTAAGATGAGATTAAACAATTCTTTATGTGTAAGTAGTGCTCTTGTTACCATGTATGCAAAGAGAGGCAATATCGATAGCGCACATGAAGTTTTCAAAAGACAACGTGAGAGGGACTTGGTTTCTTGGAACTCAATGATCTCTGGATATGCACAGCATGGCCAGGCCAAGAAAGCTTTAGAGGTATTCGATGAGATGCAAAGACGAAACATGGAAGTGGACGAGGTAACATTCATCGGAGTCATTACTGCGTGCACGCATGCTGGCCTAGTGGACAAAGGTCAAAAGTACTTCAATTCAATGATCAATGATCATCACATTAATCCAACAATGAAGCACTATTCTTGCATGATCGATCTCTATAGCCGTGCAGGGATGCTGGAAAAAACCATGCATATCATAAACGAGATGCCATTTCCTCCTGGTGCAACCGTGTGGCGCACTCTCTTGGGAGCCGCTCGAGTACACCACAATATAGATCTCGGTGAACTTGCTGCTGAAAAACTTATTTCTCTGCAGCCGGAAGACTCGGCTGCATATGTATTATTATCCAATTTGTATGCTGCATCAGGAAACTGGCAAGAAAGAACCAATGTGAGAAAACTGATGGATAAGAGAAAAGTGAAAAAAGAACCAGGGTATAGCTGGATTGAGGTGAAAAACAAGACATACTCATTCTTGGCTGGTGATTTGACACACCCTTTGTCAAACCAAATTTACTCAAAACTTTCAGAATTGACTATCAGGTTGAAAGATGCAGGTTATCAACCTGATACAAACTATGTATTTCATGATATTGAAGATGAACAAAAAGAA
Protein-coding sequences here:
- the LOC101509983 gene encoding protein HIRA isoform X1, yielding MIAEKPSWVRHEGMQIFSIDVQPGGLRFATGGGDHKVRIWNMKSVSTDMENYDSSQRLLATLRDHFGSVNCVRWAKHGRFVASGSDDQAILIHERKPGSGTTEFGSGEPPDIENWKVVMTLRGHSADVVDLNWSPDDSALASGSLDNTIHVWNMSNGICTAVLRGHSSLVKGVAWDPIGSFIASQSDDKTVIIWRTSDWSLAHRTDGHWSKSLGSTFFRRLGWSPCGHFITTTHGFKKPRHSAPVLERGEWSATFDFLGHNAPIIVVKFNHYMFSKNSSSNAQEAKSASVGWTNSASKAGCKEQQPYNVIAIGSQDRTITVWTTASPRPLFVAKHFFTQSVVDLSWSPDGFSLFACSLDGSVATFHFEVKELGQRLDDGELDELKRSRYGDVRGCKVNLAESPAQLLLEAASTKKTSSKKVVSDVQQNKTMSKACVSEGDTTKNSKPQIDDGKKSGGPVGDESNILTTSGRISSPVKQKEYRRADGRKRIIPEVVGVPAQPENISGAPQQALEFHLVTSEHRKNSDRAISNADDIRASSLGGANIRHSDLKERSGVTAKATISEGLIIEKVPDSAGDGSINVQHLGNSMTSSSLAACSAVLSIRVFDKKGGEDTSPILLEARPREQHTVNDIAAVGNTSMMKETEIVCTRGAQTLWSDRISEKVTVLAGNANFWAVGCEDGCLQIYTKCGRRAMPTMMTGSAATFVDCDEGWTLLLVTRKGSLYLWDLFNRTCLLQDSLTSLVASSPNSSTKDAGTIKVISAKLSKSGSPLVVLATRHAFLFDMSVKCWLRVADDCFPASNFASSWSLGSIQSGELAALQVDLRKYLARKPGWTRVTDDGVQTRAHLESQLASSLALGSPNEYRQCLLSYVRFLAREADESRLREVCESFLGPPTGMAEEASSDSKNLAWDPFVLGMRKHKLLREDILPSMASNRKVQRLLNEFMDLISEYEIVDKNQDQMNLKLLKLSSPATNTIESSSLAIDKEDCAQAKLD
- the LOC101509983 gene encoding protein HIRA isoform X2, with the protein product MSNGICTAVLRGHSSLVKGVAWDPIGSFIASQSDDKTVIIWRTSDWSLAHRTDGHWSKSLGSTFFRRLGWSPCGHFITTTHGFKKPRHSAPVLERGEWSATFDFLGHNAPIIVVKFNHYMFSKNSSSNAQEAKSASVGWTNSASKAGCKEQQPYNVIAIGSQDRTITVWTTASPRPLFVAKHFFTQSVVDLSWSPDGFSLFACSLDGSVATFHFEVKELGQRLDDGELDELKRSRYGDVRGCKVNLAESPAQLLLEAASTKKTSSKKVVSDVQQNKTMSKACVSEGDTTKNSKPQIDDGKKSGGPVGDESNILTTSGRISSPVKQKEYRRADGRKRIIPEVVGVPAQPENISGAPQQALEFHLVTSEHRKNSDRAISNADDIRASSLGGANIRHSDLKERSGVTAKATISEGLIIEKVPDSAGDGSINVQHLGNSMTSSSLAACSAVLSIRVFDKKGGEDTSPILLEARPREQHTVNDIAAVGNTSMMKETEIVCTRGAQTLWSDRISEKVTVLAGNANFWAVGCEDGCLQIYTKCGRRAMPTMMTGSAATFVDCDEGWTLLLVTRKGSLYLWDLFNRTCLLQDSLTSLVASSPNSSTKDAGTIKVISAKLSKSGSPLVVLATRHAFLFDMSVKCWLRVADDCFPASNFASSWSLGSIQSGELAALQVDLRKYLARKPGWTRVTDDGVQTRAHLESQLASSLALGSPNEYRQCLLSYVRFLAREADESRLREVCESFLGPPTGMAEEASSDSKNLAWDPFVLGMRKHKLLREDILPSMASNRKVQRLLNEFMDLISEYEIVDKNQDQMNLKLLKLSSPATNTIESSSLAIDKEDCAQAKLD